TGATTTGGTAAAAGATCAACTAGTTGCTCTTGTGTCGCAAATTTCAAGTCGTATTTGTGAAGACCATCAAGGAACTTGTACATGTTGTGTCCAAGGCGACCAATGTACTGAGTGCAGTCATGGAGCACAAGCTCCCTGGAATCAATTAGATGACCCTGCCTGCTTGGAAGATAAAGAGAATTAAGTTGTGTCAACGGCTTTTCTTCGCTATTGGTCTCTGGATCTTCGCGTCGGTTGTTTAAGGCGTGGAATGAATAAAACAGCCCATACACTGCATGCTTTGCTGCAGTCAGCTCATTAGCAAGCATCTTCTCTTTTCCACAGGACTCCTTCAGACGACTGAGAAGTTTGGCGAATTGTTCGGGTGTTGCTGTCTCCATTGCACCAAGTCTTTTGAACAAGTGTTCAAAGGCTCCGTATTCTCGAGGAACTCTGTACAAGTAAGGTGCAAGCTCTTGTTCAAGATTATACGCCAGCTGGTCACAACGGACAAAAATACGACCATCTTCGACAAGAGCGCAGGGAATGGAAGAAAGATAACCCTTGATTTTGACACATTCTTGTGAACATGAATCAAATGCATCTTTACTCGAACAATGGCTCATTTCTGTGAGAAATGTGTAAATGCTGATCATAACTTTACTCAGGAGGCGGCGTGTGGGTTCTGGCCGTTCTCGATCTGCACTTTTCAAGACATTTGTCGAAACCCTTTTTACATTTTCGGCTACTTGATCCAGGGAAGGCTTGAATAGAACCTTTAATATTGCCAACTTTGGATAGAAGTGCAACTCTGGAATGGCCCACGAAGGCAGAAGCGATGCAGACGTCCACACTAGCCTCTCATTCACTTCTGTGCAAGCGACTGAATCTTTGAATGGAATGAAAGGAGGGAGCTGATCCTGGCTCCCATTCTCAATCAAATATTGGTTGTGAAGGATAATTAACTCATTAGATGCCTTTTGAGATGCCACGAACTTGATTGTAGAAAGATCATTTAGAAAGTTTTCATCATGTATAGAAGTTTCATTTAATAAGTACTTTACAAGCACCTTGGACTTCCCCTCCAATGTCGGACGACTGGACTCGTTCGCCAGCTCTGCTTGAGTAGCCACTTCGTTAGCAAAAGCTTGGAACTGATCCTTGCTGACTTTTTGCTTTAACCCAATTTCGCGAAGGAGACGCAACCAGTGAAAATCGTCAAATGGTTTCGGAGGCTTTAATTCTCTGGGTAACATTACTGCAAAGACTGTCACAGTAGGGTCGTAGAAATGCGAGGCCATACACGGTTTGCCAAAGGCATCTGGAATGAAAGCCAAGGTCCGCATAGAATTTATTACTCTAGACCGGTTATTCTTGTCGGCATAAAGTATCAGTAATTGACCTCTGACGTATTCGAGGTGCAGCATTCGCGTTGTTTGCTTTAGATAAGGGAACTGTGGAAAAATAAACTTGATGTAACAATCCGTGTGTGTGATATCTCCCGCTTTCAAAAGTTCCCGGTAGAGGCGGTCTAAGTTTGGTTGGGGATCAAGGAACACACACTGGTTACCTGTCATCCACACTTCAGATTCCTCAGTGGGTAAACCTGCCGGTACGACGTAAATTGAGGAAACAGTTTCAAGGCTAACAAACGTTCCGTGAAACGTTTTGAAGAATGGTAGGCGTTTGATTATTGAAGATAACCAAGGGCGGCCTCTTACTGAATGGACATCAtcttgaagaaattgaagaatcACGACCACTTCATCTTCAGAAAGGATGCCGGAGATATTCGTTTGCTTCATTTGGTGATCCAGTACTCTGAGCACATCTCTACAAGAGTTAGGTTGAGAAAGATATGGCTTAAGAATAGGAGATAAATCTCTTACACCATTGCAGTTAATGAGCTTCGCATCAACCTCGTGGCATCCAAGTTTGCGCAATAACCGGACAACTTTTCTTTGGCCAGCTGACCAAGTTTCTTCAGAAGTTAAGTCAAGAATATCTTTGCCCTTGGAAACTGCACTTAGCATTCCTGATAGAGTAGGTACTATTGGCCACTGGTCTAAGGGTTTGAGGCAGAACTTGTTCCGGTCCTCGCGATAAATGTCGAAAATAAATTTCCAGAGTAACTGTAACCACTCTTGCGATGGCCACTTGTTCTTGTCCCATGGGATAAGTTTGTTTGCCTCATACCAACTGCCACGCTTTGTTTCTGGTAAAAGCAATGCTAGGGCAGGAATGTCAAATTTCTTGAGCACCCGCTGATTTGTTGCAAATATATTCTCCTCGATTAGAAATAGAGGCTCAGAAATGGCGTGGTGGATAAACAGGGAACTTTTGTGAGGAACCAAATCATGAAAACGGCTAAGAAACACTGGCTCTGCTTCCTGAAAACACCTGAGAACTCCATCTTCAGTTAGTAACAAAGGCAATCCAGACATAACAGTTGCAAAGTTTGTAGACTTCATGCAGTAACGTAACATGTCAACAACTCCCACCACCGAACCAATTGCTGTCTCTTTAACAGGACAGGGTAGTGTGACAATATTCGTCTCACCTTGTCGAAGAAACTGAATAACTGCTTTAGGGGTAATCTCCCTTACATTGGTGTCTGCTTTCTTAAAGTCATCAAATAGCTTTTTTTCGAAATAAAGGAGGTTGAATTCGATTTGTAAGAGTATGTTACAGAGCCTCTGATGCGATTTGTTACTCATTGGTATGGTGTTGAAGAACCCTTGAGAGGGAGATAGCCAGAGACAGCGATTAGGTTCTTTGCTGTTACCTCTACTTGTTCCAGGCACGTTGCGAGTGGTGGCTTTCTTCAAAAGAGGTAGTAACTGCTTATCGTGATGGCAAATCCTGCCAAATAGTGATGACACTAGAACAGTCCATTGGCTATCAACTGATGAGAAATGAGGAAAGAGACCTTGATACCAACGCAATCGTTCACGAATCTGGTACGTTTTGAATAGATGAGCCTCTTCTACGATTTCTGACCCAGGCACGAATCTTCTTGCCTCAAgcagaagagaaacgtaggcttCAGGCAAAACCTTTTTCTTCATGAAATTGTTCCATTGGCTACCGAATCCTTCATCCTTTTCATCGTACCACAAGTTTCGTCGTGCGGAATCGAGGTAGAAATGACCATTAACATGGACAGGCAGACCTGTTTTTAACGGTAATGGCAAGAAACAGAAAGctttatatttttttggtgTTCTGGCCCTAGTGTGGGAAATCCTTGCTGCCACGCCCACTCGCGGTAGCAAGCCAAATGGTTGACCATTGGGAACTTCCTCCGTTGCATCATAGGGTTTCAGACCAATGCCTTGATGAACGAGCCATTTCTCCTTTGTATGCGTGTCTTGAATCAGTAGTGTATACGTAATTCCAAACCACTGGATTTTATTCGTTTCCAATTTCTTGGAGCTCTTGAGATGATCTGAAAGCTGCCCACGAAGCAGTACATCTTCTTCTGATACATCTCCTGAGACAGAGCATATCTTCCTTAGACGGCCATCTTCGATCTTCGACAAAGTGATTTTCCTCAAatggtttaaaaataaaagaatttccTCGGCTTCGAATGCGAACAAATCCATGAATTTTGTCATCTGCTCATGAGAAACGTACTCTTCTGATATTAATGATGTTGCAGGCATGTTTTTGTTTCTCAAGGGAAATCGAAACATTGTTGACATCGTTAGATCGAAATGATCCTCAAGATAACCAGGAAAAGTGTCCCTGAAGTCAGATCGCTCTTCCTTTGCTATTGGTTTAATAAGGCGTCCGGGACTTGTTTTCTCTGCACCAGGGGCATAGCGGCAGTGAGGATCCAGAATACATAGCGTGTCTCCATTAGAGATGAAACTTGGACAGTCCGTGAGGTGGTACACTGCGTTAAAACCAATCCCGTACTGTCCGGTCTTCGTTGGATCTTCTGTTTTGCTACCAATTCCCAGTCTCTGGATGCCTTCCAAATCTTCCTCTGAGAATGGTCTGTTGTTATATACACACAGGGCAGGTCCTTGAAGTTCCTTCCAATTTTCACTCAAGAGTCGATCACCGGCATGTGTGCGAGGGTCGTAGATAAAGTGTATCTCGGTTGCTCCTGCGTCGTCAGCATTTTGAACGAGTTCCTTCAGGATTCCAACGTCGCATGGATACGACTTTAAGATGCCTTTCAAACGATCAGTGAGCTCCTCTCGCTGACCGAATTTTTCTCCGATTGGACGTGATATTTTAGCCAGCTTTCTCGAACGAATGTCAACCGCTCCCAATCTGTGCGCAAGATCAATGGCCACATCTTTATGAACATATCTAGTACCAATGCCTGAAGTCACCCAAGGGGCATCATTTATTGCTAACTCCCGCGCAGCTTGCAAAATTAGGTGGTGGTCTGGTAGGGGAATCATACCGTCTTCCCGTTGGAGAACTGGCTCTGGTACGCCCAGCAACTCGTCAATCAAGCTTCTTATCACCTTAAATTCACCCCTATTTAGTTTTCTACCTCGCTTTGCCTTTCCGAACTCATACAGAGTACGTATGAAGTCTTCTGCATAGAAGCGGTCTCTCACTCCCGTAGCTTGGAACAGAACCCGAAAATTCGCAGCGAGCTCGTTCGGAACTTGATAAAGGTACGGATCGCCGATTCCGTTCCACTCAAAAGCGACCTGAGAGGATGAAACGAACTTTTGTTGGATGAATATCCAGGATCGTTTGGCTAATTCCTCAACAACGACCTTACCATTGGAATTTGAAATATGCTCTTGAAGATAGGTGTATACGTTGTGACAAACACGTTGCAAACATTTGGCTTCAGCAGACAAGTGGATAACAGCATCAATGGCCTGATCcagctgaaaacaaacttcgtCGACGGCTGGCTCACGAACGTCAAATCCAAATAGACTACGCGTTTTTTCATTAAGTCTTCCACAACCAGAGCTACAACTCTCATCAAGGATTGACCAGGATGATCCAGCGACAAACTTGTGTTCTTCACCATACAACTCTTCAGCAGACAGCATACTGAATCCACGTCTGTGATCGTTGGACCCTTTCCATTTCATGGTGTAATACTTGGGTTTCTTAAGAACGGGAAACATGGTAATTGTCCTGAGTTCTGTCGTAATTTGTTTTGATGGGGCGTCAAGAGAGTCAAGATGGGTATTCAGATACGCGACGATGCAACTGATTCTTTCTTGGGCAGTGACTTCACCTTCTAGGCTGTGAATCTCTGGTACGGTCTTTGCTCTCCCCAGCAGGCTTTCCCAGTCAAGGATGTCACCTATCATACCAAGTTTCTCAAGCATCAGAAGACGCTCCTCTGTTCGGTAACCTGTCCCAAATGGAAAACGCCTGTCTTCTGGTGTAAACAAGGGTGCGGCTGCACCTTTGGGATTTATAATCTGTTTCGGACACGCTAAATCTTCTTGATCCGAGCCACAAGGAATACAACAATTTGTGCTGAGCAGGGAAAGAAAGAGTGACCCTAAGGAGTCATCGTGAAGGCGGGAATGCACTACCAGACAGTGGTCCATCAAATGGAACACAATGTTATCTCTTAAATCACTGGGTATCTTCTTGATGTTAGGAAAAAAGACCTGGTCGAGAAACATTTTTGGTGTCATAGTCTGCTGTTCCACTATATCACTACACCCAGCCTGCTCAAagcctttttttgcaaagtGTGGTAGATCAACTACTTTATAACCCTGCATTGAAAGGATGGTTTTGCTGCCAGGAATCTCTAGCAATTCTGCGTCTTGAAAGAAGCAGTCAGTAAAAGAATGCCATCTTTCTTCTGCATTCACCAAAGGAAGGTTAGACCTAGCAATTTCTTGATAAACGCTGTTGATGAGAGGTGCCCACGCTGCTGACTTTAACGTCTCCGGATTTGGCCAAAGTGAAAAACTCTCGTACAAAGAGATCTTTCCCTTTTCTTGCAGGAGTGTCATGTCTTTTAGTAGCTGAATGTAAGCCTGGGATAATGCATCGTTCATTAGACGTCTGTTCCATCGAACTTCTAAAGGCTGAAATCTCCCAGTTTCAGCCGTGTTACTCTCCCAGATTCCTCGACGGTTTAACGTGACTGCAAAATATCCGTTTACGTGGACAGGTAACCCGGTTTGAAATGACAGGGGTAAGAAGCAAAATGCTTCCCCTGGCACTGCCTCTGGTTTAAACACTGCTTCGTCTTCAATGCTGGCGGAAATTTTGGCTGCTATTCCAGAGGCTGACAGGAGGCCTTGTTTTTTCCCTTCTTCGCTTGTTGCAAGTTGAAAGGAATCGCCCGTTCCTAGGGAGGACGTCAACAACCATGAGCTCTTTTCATGCCTTTGCGTTTCATTCTTCTCATTTAACGTGCCGGAAATAGTTACAAACTCTAACCGCTTAGGAGGTGGGTTCCCAACCCGCTCTGCAATGTTCTTTGTCCATTTCGCGCAGGATTCAAGAAAGGTGGATTTTTGTTTCGATTTCTCAACCGACTGATCAATAATGACAGTATCTTTGGACACTTCAAACAGAACTTGGGACGTCCCTTGACCCACGGAGTCTTGGCTGATTTCCATGAAAGAAATCTTTTG
This genomic window from Acropora muricata isolate sample 2 chromosome 2, ASM3666990v1, whole genome shotgun sequence contains:
- the LOC136897232 gene encoding sacsin-like gives rise to the protein MASSRLQGRPYGQKRPPLTHVLRSILERYPDGGQILKEIIQNADDAGATKVSFLLDSRPDFYGRNSLYDGSLAKFQGPALYAQNDALFKESDWENLERLMQSNKKDDPLKVGRFGIGFNSVYHMTDLPSIVSGDTIAFLDPHEVHFDRNETGKMFSLNDRPLQEHRDQFLPYEDVLDCKISTQFYNGTLFRFPLRNESSDLSKKNYTPDKVRQLFDALQKEASVILLFLKNIEELALFETDQSNIRKRIFTVGLSGSCRQQIHQKKKSFFTQVKKLSDGVITNISLSLTLSVDEVDNRGAVVNRRWLVHHEIDARDSRLKQLSSDLGLLPWIGMATPLEGTQRQGLSSSGGRIFCFLPLPPDADAKTGLPVHVHGYFGLTDNRRGLKWPGLDCQNDYTAEWNVRLLEGVGGQAYASLLLYVIEKLAREPGGPSEKANVAYLSWPTVHNVQSHWEGFLKPMFFILSSKNVFWTPANGGKWLRPQDVYLNRMTNSSEIKAAVLESLTQADEAVVTLPVHVMNAIDSMSWVTRAITPAYLRNLLRQKRKGSWNVETLPREKKLCLLEYVLEDRNLQDLEGVPLLPLANGKFVEFRPLQYNHDPSTAVYVSSTRYSRSLLPNMENKFLADNVCSTALQYLSSVASDGRNLQARFPVQLVKINRDVAIKLIREILPAEWSGSSHFVYWSTGQNGHPPESWLTSVWSWIRNDFEGDLSQILGLPLIPYSSCGRRALVRLTTSSLAIKDRFQGVSLPVNVVSTLTKLGCIVLENIPSYVDHPYLHNYIAPPNPCGVLKVLQILGPSNCATRISLNCSKDEKQALRGYLSSMCLNYDQQCLINCLPIFGAIDGRSFLAAKNGFQFRTVAPFGFQLPGGLPIPNASNIIFLADTQSVVLLKRLGLVAMDPTAFLSSVVLSGLKNGFYTQHQISTLMCWVLRQYNYMQNSTFRETVRQLQFVVTQSNRLVAPCEVLDPKNRVLQQLFEGNNDKFPHNDFVKDDILQTLRQLGMKTFPNTQDILQVAQTLENLVDTIALRKASALLEFLDTNSSLLKTDTTLLHGLLSKRWVRRKEDRPYSYPRVMPWFQEKGRFYNPGEVVSQSKANLVGGTMPLVSKSCSKTLETAFGWNISPPVHHVVSQLRYACSLVHESTEKHYFENMLRDIYQELSVNMEATIRLITEDSSFPAWIWHGNGFTSPNKAAFSCSSSLKLSPYRYLIPTDFHNFRPFFTRSGVCATFDDADLLDVLELIKEKHETEGVTEDATADEKLAHDILHWIVRGDKPLSPEQRQRLLVPIMTWDKTFKLVLCSKCTFCDANWLKKGGHHLPVTSQFPMIHDTISPKIASLLGVPPISTRITCAESLGIEQTGPNEPVTTRLKNILNEYKEGVGVFKELVQNADDAGATEVHFALDWRCHPTEKLLAPGMADCQGPALLLYNNAVFSDDDLINISRLAGATKKEDLEKIGRFGLGFSSVYHFTDVPSFITRNYAVFFDPHTKYLQHQIRDSSKPGIKLDFAINPNNLSFSDQFAPFNGMFGCDTSLTQASKKFFFQGTLFRFPFRTKLGEISDKIYSREEIQNVTRSFQESSSSLLLFTQNVQKISFMEISQDSVGQGTSQVLFEVSKDTVIIDQSVEKSKQKSTFLESCAKWTKNIAERVGNPPPKRLEFVTISGTLNEKNETQRHEKSSWLLTSSLGTGDSFQLATSEEGKKQGLLSASGIAAKISASIEDEAVFKPEAVPGEAFCFLPLSFQTGLPVHVNGYFAVTLNRRGIWESNTAETGRFQPLEVRWNRRLMNDALSQAYIQLLKDMTLLQEKGKISLYESFSLWPNPETLKSAAWAPLINSVYQEIARSNLPLVNAEERWHSFTDCFFQDAELLEIPGSKTILSMQGYKVVDLPHFAKKGFEQAGCSDIVEQQTMTPKMFLDQVFFPNIKKIPSDLRDNIVFHLMDHCLVVHSRLHDDSLGSLFLSLLSTNCCIPCGSDQEDLACPKQIINPKGAAAPLFTPEDRRFPFGTGYRTEERLLMLEKLGMIGDILDWESLLGRAKTVPEIHSLEGEVTAQERISCIVAYLNTHLDSLDAPSKQITTELRTITMFPVLKKPKYYTMKWKGSNDHRRGFSMLSAEELYGEEHKFVAGSSWSILDESCSSGCGRLNEKTRSLFGFDVREPAVDEVCFQLDQAIDAVIHLSAEAKCLQRVCHNVYTYLQEHISNSNGKVVVEELAKRSWIFIQQKFVSSSQVAFEWNGIGDPYLYQVPNELAANFRVLFQATGVRDRFYAEDFIRTLYEFGKAKRGRKLNRGEFKVIRSLIDELLGVPEPVLQREDGMIPLPDHHLILQAARELAINDAPWVTSGIGTRYVHKDVAIDLAHRLGAVDIRSRKLAKISRPIGEKFGQREELTDRLKGILKSYPCDVGILKELVQNADDAGATEIHFIYDPRTHAGDRLLSENWKELQGPALCVYNNRPFSEEDLEGIQRLGIGSKTEDPTKTGQYGIGFNAVYHLTDCPSFISNGDTLCILDPHCRYAPGAEKTSPGRLIKPIAKEERSDFRDTFPGYLEDHFDLTMSTMFRFPLRNKNMPATSLISEEYVSHEQMTKFMDLFAFEAEEILLFLNHLRKITLSKIEDGRLRKICSVSGDVSEEDVLLRGQLSDHLKSSKKLETNKIQWFGITYTLLIQDTHTKEKWLVHQGIGLKPYDATEEVPNGQPFGLLPRVGVAARISHTRARTPKKYKAFCFLPLPLKTGLPVHVNGHFYLDSARRNLWYDEKDEGFGSQWNNFMKKKVLPEAYVSLLLEARRFVPGSEIVEEAHLFKTYQIRERLRWYQGLFPHFSSVDSQWTVLVSSLFGRICHHDKQLLPLLKKATTRNVPGTSRGNSKEPNRCLWLSPSQGFFNTIPMSNKSHQRLCNILLQIEFNLLYFEKKLFDDFKKADTNVREITPKAVIQFLRQGETNIVTLPCPVKETAIGSVVGVVDMLRYCMKSTNFATVMSGLPLLLTEDGVLRCFQEAEPVFLSRFHDLVPHKSSLFIHHAISEPLFLIEENIFATNQRVLKKFDIPALALLLPETKRGSWYEANKLIPWDKNKWPSQEWLQLLWKFIFDIYREDRNKFCLKPLDQWPIVPTLSGMLSAVSKGKDILDLTSEETWSAGQRKVVRLLRKLGCHEVDAKLINCNGVRDLSPILKPYLSQPNSCRDVLRVLDHQMKQTNISGILSEDEVVVILQFLQDDVHSVRGRPWLSSIIKRLPFFKTFHGTFVSLETVSSIYVVPAGLPTEESEVWMTGNQCVFLDPQPNLDRLYRELLKAGDITHTDCYIKFIFPQFPYLKQTTRMLHLEYVRGQLLILYADKNNRSRVINSMRTLAFIPDAFGKPCMASHFYDPTVTVFAVMLPRELKPPKPFDDFHWLRLLREIGLKQKVSKDQFQAFANEVATQAELANESSRPTLEGKSKVLVKYLLNETSIHDENFLNDLSTIKFVASQKASNELIILHNQYLIENGSQDQLPPFIPFKDSVACTEVNERLVWTSASLLPSWAIPELHFYPKLAILKVLFKPSLDQVAENVKRVSTNVLKSADRERPEPTRRLLSKVMISIYTFLTEMSHCSSKDAFDSCSQECVKIKGYLSSIPCALVEDGRIFVRCDQLAYNLEQELAPYLYRVPREYGAFEHLFKRLGAMETATPEQFAKLLSRLKESCGKEKMLANELTAAKHAVYGLFYSFHALNNRREDPETNSEEKPLTQLNSLYLPSRQGHLIDSRELVLHDCTQYIGRLGHNMYKFLDGLHKYDLKFATQEQLVDLLPNHLRPKSLKSIVREELHADCKDKQCPADLEGKCQETDNLRQVVFSPQLVDGILRILKHQFQKAKLTDEVRNNVRAFQKELQMSCMKELSTELIENASDFPIPNSERPKEVFCSVGKESGHKHISIKHGGDLNRIRRVLCREINQLTGCYLSEENWLLLSAILECMDPLQIPSILDNEGVTEDVESNETEQRDPEPGTQCPEELHLLLVQFDDFYFRFGEYVAYESEETTDEEPKYVYAKILNRIQKPLSEEQRKYRKRKKEKAENKLLIRYLIDIGSEKKEVDVLNLYKIKRPPKEEENETDPASESRELEPYKVKTTESREANAVASTSSSRGAAGEPPRPKTLGDALKEVHKALKDISKLPEDKRKKALRRLYLCWHPDKNIDMQEIANEVMKFIQNEIEKSFRGRSAAGGRNKGQQDFSDFFRHWDQRARRQRSSYDNFCRHNPGFTGFTSSSSRRRYQPPNPRLAEIWMSQSREDLRSVQILLTAREPPYCLVCFNCHQVAEKALKASLYALSGIADSQFRTHDLLRLARDLSMLHSGPNVTSLVARLSNYYDETRYPDKHVPPKAPKDVFQDSQQAQEAFTTATDLLTMLEEFLGR